Within Montipora foliosa isolate CH-2021 chromosome 3, ASM3666993v2, whole genome shotgun sequence, the genomic segment ATTTGTATTCTAGTGATCGCAATGTTATTTGTTTCGTCGCTTACCTTGCAAACGTTATCATATCAATTAAAAAATTAAGACACTTACGCTTATTTTTCTCATCAACAACGGTACTTACTGCCAGATAAGCCTGCCATAGAATCCTTGATTATGGTCACTTCTCAAATTAAATACATGAATTCTAATTCAGTGTGTCGCCATCTGTGGGCAAATCTGAACATTTCTGGTCCCTTTATTAATGTTCTTTTCCtgatgtttattttaaatgtcTTGCGCATCGACTTCCCCCTCGATGAATGGAATCCATTAACTCCCTGACGATGCGACTCGAATCGACTCGATTCGTAAACATTTTCTGGCCCCTTCATTGCTTGtttcctttatttcttttatgaaatgatatatgagatcatatatatgaactgcggatatgaaatcaagtgaagctatgatcttcgcagttatgaacgcaatttttgcaattgtgtaaagaagcctgaaaaattcagaacttcaaccgggtttgaacccgtgacctcgcgataccggtgcaacgctgTTAATCGCaccgcaccggtatcgcgaggtcacgggtacaaaccccgttgaagtcctgaatttttcaggcttctttaagcaattacaaaaattgcgttcataactgcgaggatcatagcttcactttatttatttcttctATATCTGTATGTCCCTTAGACGAGATGGAGAAGTGATCTGCATAGAGCGACTTTTGTACGACCTTCAAAatagtgttcgcaatttgtttcgcggaccaatgtttggcaagactaaaacaaagcttctccttattcccgacAAGGAAACTCCAAAAAAgagcagtaaacagttcgattgcccaatcacattactgcgtTATAAATGACGTCAAatcgaaactttccagaaagttccacgGAGAGAACATGACATTTTTTCTATCCGctttcgctaagccaatgaaaattcgcgctcgtttatttttgttcgataagccaattaaatgcttTGCATtcttgtttacgttctgttttcacgtttatttttcaaagtcACACCAAAGTCGCTCTAgcaatttaagcaaattgtctcttatagtagATACCTGGCTCCAGTTGTGCGGGGGAGTGGATAGCGCTGTCCCCTGGATCAatcattaggctgatttagcaacagaacgggaacgtcagtggcgacggcgcgcgcagaaaaaacaccaaagagaattcagaatagaatagactccactcttttcttctctattctgaattctcattggtagttttgctgcgcgcgacgtcgccactgacgttcccgttctgttgctaaatcagcctattatccactagataactcaattggttttgctagtgttcaTCCGCTGTATAGTAATTTATCCGAAAAATAGCGCTATCccccttttgaacaaccaaggcctgaaaaatgcaggtggctccaacgggatacgaacccatgacctctgcgatgctggtacAATGCTCTACTAAGACTAATCGACTCAGTTTTGGTATATTGGACATGACTAGAGGGATTtcttgggctcatttgttccggtgaatgactcgatgaatgaaagaagtgtatattttgaagtgcggGATATAGACGACATGgaaaagtgatccttgcacttcaatatatggacaatttaagcaagtgTGTCtacagagcggttttcaattgtgtgTCGAAAGTAACTAGCGAATTCGTGTTCTTAGGCCATTGTAGCTTGACCGATGTTTGTGTTATTTCATTAATCAAactagcgaattgctttggttttgcattacttcactcagttatTGGTCCAAGTTCtctcgccactttttcaaccaatcagaactgaaaCCAAACCCAATCGTGGCCcgcgcgtgcatattttcccacgctttgtgtcggctacgtgattggtttactggattgtctacGTCCTTTTTCATAGGCCAAAGtaatactttggttttggttttacgacactcgatggAAACTCGCTCTAGTAGACACCTCGCAAATAAGACTTCCGCCAAGTCTTGAAGACGAATCAACTTAGTTTATCTGTATTGAACAACCCGTTTAAATAGATTCGATGTTCTCAATTTTCCTCTTTTCTTGTTCAGGTTCATGGCTTGGCTTGGAATCAAGAACTCGTCTAAGCTCGACTTTGGTCTTCCTGCAGACCCGGGTGATTCCAATTTATCCGAGTACAACCAGGTTAGGAAGCAATTGGATAAAACCAAAAGACGCATCAAAACTCTAGTGAATGTCATCGACGCTCAGAACACTCTGTTGAGAAGACTGGCCAGAAAAATCGACCCTGGGGGCGAAATGGACTCACGCAGCCTTGAAGATATCAGGCCCATTATGGAAGAGTGCCCCGATACCATAACCTCAGACTTCCTGGATGGACAGTCGCCGCAAGAGACCGACGAAAATATGTCTCAAAGAGGACCTGAAATGACAGCTTGCTAAACggaacatttttttcaagtttaaataGAACTTATGCGCACAGGTCGTTGATGTTTCCAGCTTCGAGTTTCTGCTGAGTGATgttcattttgcattttttgagaAAGAAATATTGACCCCACACCAACtttgacatttttttgtcaGAGGCGTATTTTGAAAAGCTACAGAGGAGAGTATTTACTTTATGCGGATTCTTTACCAGAATGAAGTACCACAATGCTATGCACAATCCTTTATTTTAACTCCGAAATGCAGGGTTATGTGATTAGTCCATATCGTAAATGACTCACAGAATGTAAGAGAAAAACTCTTACCAGAGAAATCTTGAGGGAAAACTTTCTCTGGCCAAACCAAATACTAATGCTATAAAACGAATCTTTTGCTCTAGCAGGGCTTGTTTATGCAACAACTTGCCTCAAGACTTAAAAATATGCTGGCTCTGTTGGGCAGTTTGAACGAGTTATCAAGAAGATATCTGACATATTGGATTCCCATGtacacggcaatcatgtaataCAGTTGTAATGAGTTTTACATTACACATTACGTCTTTCATGAGGAGACCCATTTAAACGTAAAAGCAGAACGTatgcaaaaatgcaaaacatttaattttttaaattgagctatgaaaccactgacgttgagaggttagagcgtcgcaccggtatcgcaaggtcacgggttcaaatccccggcgttgaagtcctgaaattttcaggcttctctacgcaattgctacaACTGCGtccatatccgcagttcactattgattcatttcatatatatcatttcgttcactgattcattcctcacggaaaAATTAGAGCTCACAATTAACTAGCTATagctctcaacgtcagtggcttcatagctcagttggttagagcgtcgcaccggtatcgcgaggtcacgggttcaaatcccgttgaagtcctgatttTTGCAGCCTTCTCTGCGCATTtgttaaaattgcgtccataactacgaggatcatagctttatttTACTTGGTAATATATCTGTTAAGCACGGGGTCACACTCCCAGTGAGAATTTCACCCAAATTTAATTCGGAGAATTTTTACTAAAGAAGGCTGTTGGAAAAGCATTACCACTTTTACAATAAAATGATTTCCTCGACATTGCCATCGTCTTACAGGCTTTTTTACTCAGACAAATCAGAAGTAAAAACCCTCCCTGGAAGGGTACAATATGAAAGTTTTATTATTTCAAATCTGGACAGCCTCTCTCTTCGCATAGGATGTATTATGGAACCAACCGAGTATATGATTACCCCGATTCATAAAAGTAACGAAGAAAGCTATTTATTTTCGACTTTTGCAACAGagtattgtatttttatttttgatgATTTTTGGTGGCACAGATACTGTTTACCTGAGGCGAACTTTTTATTAAtgcaaaacataaacaaagtcaaaacGGTATcctaagggcctgtttacatatAGGGAGGGTGCCCCAGCTAACTCAAGTTACCCGGTTAACCGAGCTACTCTGGGAGGGCTAACTTTTCATGCGTTTCGTTAGAAAACGCATTCAAGCGTTTACATGCTAGATAGGGTAGCCCGCCTACCAAGGCCACCCCGGCTACTTGCCCGGGCCAACCGGCTAGGCAGGTTAGCTTTTTGCCATGTAAACGGTTCGTACCGCGGCCGGGCAATCCCTGCCAGCCGAGGTGAGATAAACCTCGAAAACATGCTTCAGGTGATCACACTGACTCAGCGGAGTGCAAAACAGCAGTCCTATAACTTACCGccaaaaagtttcttttgttggcttttttgtttgttgtgctTAGCGGCCTCTCAAAACATAGCCCATGCAGGCCACTGACTATCCCGGTTAGGTGAGTTGCACGTAAAGGCTAGCCCGGTAGCCCGATTAGCCGGAGCACTctccctccatgtaaacaggccctatTAAAGCTATCTGGACTTTTGTCGGAGTATATGTTGTGATTTAATTTTGTtcttggtttgaattttttaaaccggttcatttcttttcaaaccagttaaaattttttttgggggtgtagttaaaaaaatgGGGGCTCTATTTTTTAGGGagtctggaaaaaaaaactagagaTCTTTTCTTCCCTTCTACTCACCTACCCTCCCTGATCCTCTCcagcagttgtcatacacctcctgaGATGCTAACTGGTTTAAATAAGTGTGTAAACCTAATTGAGAGCTCAACCCTAACTACTAAAATGCGGGCAGTGTCCCTAACCTcacatgaaagctaaccattcaaaacaagacgcctacaagggcgtatccgtggaatgcgcaaacagttaacacaaattgtccagttacagtgaacttcaagtacaggtagacttcggaaaatggcgaaagattactagaaagatacatctgtaatataacttaaagttttttgttgtaaaaactcattactaatgttactaaatttgcaaatgcaaacaatgaagccctattagcaggttatcaggatacgggatcttttatttatttattttttggaaggagacttaattcaaatcctacagttttacttgcttcgttaactcctttcatccaaaaattacaggatcagccttaaatcatccgaaaaacttattacaaatcacagttcaacaacttatcatcctgggccagttgttcagaaactgggttttaaaacgagttttatcctctactcccaaatgctgttcaaggctgatattcagaaaaactttacattagaagaagtcaatcttgaaaaacaaaaataagcaaaggaaactgtaaccaaaaagttgaaaacatgaaacaaaagtttacgctaatcctggattaaggtaattggctttcgaacaaccgggccctgtaaaCGACGTttggttctgtaatcctggtttagttccttgcaaactgtataaatttgccgtggcgaagacaacatccgtgctctatttctctcaatgctcaaaaattccgtaattgcgtgttgtatagtccagtccaaagttctaattttacaattccataatcttgatttcagtaacttgataccaaacgttccacaataacttgaaatctcgttaagaaaaatccttaaatccagtagtccagtccggattgagatcgccaaaactgtctctatcatcgattcaaaattcaacaaaagctacaagtagtaaatagttatcagaaactacaacagttcgtccagattctacactcgagctgaacaaaaaacccaaaaaacccttgtcatcgttttccagagaacagacaaacagccgaaactgttctgtgcctgccccttacggcactgaaaaagtaccgtacgttgtacaatagtacttgaccgtagtccttggccaagaaactaatcttagccaaaagccggagaagcgatcaggatacgggataattaggtaaaaaaattgtggggatacgggatttttagtctggaggtggggggggggggggtagaattgaggagatacgggatatttcttaaagtaagaacgcattgcgtgtggtagtgcagtaacttgacagtgtttttttcgataactgtcaactgagcggcgttttgttttttccaggagattcaaatccttgcacaatatgtagctctaatagtacacgacattgtttggtatcgtaaatcattacggtgccatggtagacatctttgctatataccctctaaaaagacatgtggttcagtaaaatactaagcccagaacgattgaagaaaataacaggaaatcgagaaacatttggcttcaaagccgatatgttgatcatttacaacttctttttcaccacaagcttaagcgtgtactctgaaatttttttccttttccagcggggttagtatctggatgggggacgttaaaatatgcgacttttgctgtcaggaacatacgcccaaaaattctattttaacgctaaaaaatgcgaacaaagcaaggtacagattttgctagcctgctttatgcaaaacaaatattgacgaaaaagtaaataaatattaatatgtagtttttaaggagagcagaaggaacttttaggaagtgtcgatcgagaataaaacaatttgccatcagcgaaaaacatttcgggagatttttgttacgttccatcagagttcaatttttctatcgtacttttggtcatacaagtaaaatcgcaaaatcggaagtgacatcgattttagcggccgcctgtgatcaagttataccttgcgtgtttactgacaactcacgaaacaaaggatacatctgtgacaaaatgacagcataacacctggtttttgttagtgcgtttttttttctttcaagtgttataaagttcgacaagatctatgtgcgaatttaacataaagatcacaatcgttgatgctagtccaagtgtcagctgaagttaagctcctccgaatgaggttagtacttggatgggagacggctgcgaagtccccgtgacggcgatagctaattcgttttttttaaacttgatttcattttttatcttgtttggccgttcaaagctattttcttattttctttctacgtcacaacggcgaacaaactggttcccaagaaatattggagtacgtattcgttctatgcaaaatgcttctaatgaagtattcgttgtatgcaaaataataatgttcacagtggaacacacaagtacgaagcaagatctagaaataacgtagaaaattctccttacctttaaagcttgcctttctcaaagaaaaagcatctatccactttatcgaatagtttaatactgaaacaatcatggcgggcgcAAAGTTTCTATTATAAATCTTTGCTTTCACCAAATTGACGGaagtgtgtcacggtggccgagtggtctaacgcgctagcagAGAGATGGCTTGGGAGGTATAGGAGTTCTCCTCGGGGCAGGGAAGTTCGGAAGTACCGTAGGGAATATAAATCAGtccacccgatcggagattaattcaatatccgtggggtatgcacatttgtgactaccaacaaaaaaaagagtccagcccggttttaagacgtggatgccttcggcattccacgtattAAGTGCCTAACCCTCACCACTAAGCTAAGAATTTAACCCcaaacactaaaaattattgttcacaTGCAATacataataatatcattattttatttgatAGCATCAGCGACAACAATCTATCATAATAATATTCAAATGATTTCtctctagtttattttatacatactcaTATTAAAGTAATTACAGAAGGATATCtaaatatgttaaaatgggcaatgttctaaaaaaatcaaactggtttgaaaaaaagaatgaacttttcaaaccaaaaacaaaattaaaccataaaTACTTAATAAGTGGTCCCGAGGGAAagagttaattttgtttcccgggaatctcaatgtttccccgaggcgcagcctaGGGAAACATTGATGAGATTCGAAGACATCATAGATTTTTCAATGTTGCCCGCTCAGCGACGTTTGgtgggaaacagttttattggtagatgtcatgtgacctcgaaaaatgagagcgcgcgctgttGGGGGAAAAATTCAGCTACATAATAACAACATATATTTCGATTATttcaattccccccccccccccccccccctcctccccatCCCCCTAAAATATTCCTACATCCACCACTGCTACGGGTGGAGCACTTGGCAAAGCTAAGTTCTGGTTTACAACACTCTCGTACGATGGAGGAGGCAATTCGGCTCTGTTTGGCTGATAACTCTGTCCAAGCTGTGGTGATGCGTTACGGTATTGAGTTGGCGAAGGTTGTGCCGAACCTATTGGATGCAAACACTGTCCCTTGGGTTGCTGTGCTGAGTTTCTCGGGTCAGACCCTGTTACAGGATCGGCTGGTAAGTCTCCAAGCTCGGAAGAGCAAGTTCGCATACAACATAAATATTTTAACAACATTTGGCGAATTAGTCCATTGATATCTTCGTCGTCACCGATCTTCTTCTTCACATGACGATAGAGAATGCAAACGATTGGTAACAATATACCAAAGCTTATGGCTAGTGGACCGATAATTCGACAAATCTTTAGTTTTCGCTGAAACTGAAAATTCTTCTCCTTGCAAATTTCACATCCTCTAAGTAACCAGAAAGACGCCGGAGCCACATTTCCAACCACGGTCAGCGCCAAACCAATCGACAATAACACGACGGTTGCAaaaattagggcatttttcctGACTGAAATTTTACAATTTGGAACATTAATACCCTGCTGTCGGTTTACAACGCGTTGTTGGTAAATCATTATTGGTCTGAAAAAAAGGCCGAAAGCAATAAGGATGAGCGGGGGACCAGCGGTTAATAAAACAATCTTTTGACGCTGCTCCTGGAACCAGCTGAGCCAATCTTCCTCTGACCAGTAACTATGGGTAACATTCAAATCCCTGTATTTACTGGGTTGCGCTTCTAGTGGCCATTGACtgccaagacctataagagcAACACCGCCACCAGTC encodes:
- the LOC137996810 gene encoding uncharacterized protein, which translates into the protein MEQYEVECMGFGLAFFLLFGLTGGGVALIGLGSQWPLEAQPSKYRDLNVTHSYWSEEDWLSWFQEQRQKIVLLTAGPPLILIAFGLFFRPIMIYQQRVVNRQQGINVPNCKISVRKNALIFATVVLLSIGLALTVVGNVAPASFWLLRGCEICKEKNFQFQRKLKICRIIGPLAISFGILLPIVCILYRHVKKKIGDDEDINGLIRQMLLKYLCCMRTCSSELGDLPADPVTGSDPRNSAQQPKGQCLHPIGSAQPSPTQYRNASPQLGQSYQPNRAELPPPSYESVVNQNLALPSAPPVAVVDVGIF